Proteins co-encoded in one Setaria viridis chromosome 9, Setaria_viridis_v4.0, whole genome shotgun sequence genomic window:
- the LOC117835309 gene encoding uncharacterized protein: protein MTPASMVAMPRSVPAALAAFPASARAGERRGNARSLRPAACGGDEQQPPSSMAAVPPSLRAIQAKRKQAAAQRGVPRATATSAAGCAVAALVKAVEAVQGAAAGSAAGAARGAGDAVAWVFSKVHFQSPDLAVGLLGMVACCLGTAVQAERDRMEAKRRLEASSGNAEADPDGDDDGGAEEPEDMPELVEGDMEKELWGRIGILHGGGGGGLYGDGREELDEEEIKEIDSARARRRKAAYERVIAAGGANSLVLSNYAQLLYELDKDINRAEMYFKQAVAAEPADGEAMRRYGMFLWHARGDIGGAEEMFTGAIDEEPESSHHRSSYAWFLWMTGGVETCLIDTSKNNGNDAE from the exons ATGACGCCGGCGAGCATGGTCGCCATGCCCAGGAGCGTTccggcggcgttggcggcgttCCCGGCGTCCGCGCGCgccggggagaggaggggcaaCGCCCGGTCCCTGAGGcccgcggcgtgcggcggggACGAGCAGCAGCCGCCGTCGTCCATGGCCGCGGTGCCGCCGTCGCTGCGCGCCATCCAGGCCAAGcggaagcaggcggcggcgcagcgcgggGTGCCGCGGGCGACGGCCACGAGCGCGGCCGGgtgcgcggtggcggcgctcgtcAAGGCCGTGGAGGCCGTccagggcgcggcggccgggagcgccgccggggccgcgcgcggcgccggggACGCCGTGGCGTGGGTCTTCAGCAAGGTGCACTTCCAGTCTCCGGACCTCGCCGTCGGGCTGCTCGGGATGGTCGCCTGCTGTCTCGGCACCGCCGTCCAGGCGGAGAGGGACCGCATGGAGGCCAAGAGGCGGCTGGAGGCGTCGTCGGGCAACGCGGAGGCCGaccccgacggcgacgacgacgggggcGCGGAGGAGCCCGAGGATATGCCGGAGCTGGTGGAGGGAGACATGGAGAAGGAGCTGTGGGGCCGGATCGGCATCctgcatggcggcggcggcggcggactgtACGGGGACGGGCGGGAGGAGCTCGACGAGGAAGAGATCAAGGAGATCGACagcgcccgcgcgcggcggcggaaggcggcGTACGAGAGGgtcatcgccgccggcggagcgaACTCGCTCGTCCTGTCCAACTATGCGCAGCTCCTCTACGAGTTGGACAAGGACATCAACAG GGCGGAGATGTACTTCAAGCAGGCGGTGGCCGCGGAGCCGGCGGACGGCGAGGCGATGAGGAGGTACGGCATGTTCCTCTGGCACGCCCGCGGCGAcatcggcggcgcggaggagatgTTCACCGGCGCCATCGACGAGGAGCCCGAGAGCAGCCACCACCGGAGCAGCTACGCGTGGTTCCTCTGGATGACCGGCGGCGTCGAGACCTGCCTCATCGACAC